TCGGCGATGTTTGGGAAGCGGTCGAGATACTTTTTCGTCGCCTGCAGCGGGTTGTGCTGGGCGTTGAATGGAAGGTAGAGAAGGAAAGGCCGATCCTTGTGGCGTTCGATCCAATCCACTGCGCGCTCGGCATAGGCGTCGGTCGTGTAAAAATTCTCATCCTCGACCGGATGCACCGCGTCCGACTGGCGGGAATCGACGAAAGCGCGCGGCTTGAAAAAGGCCGTGTTGGCGACCGTGCCGTAGAATTCGTCGAAGCCGCGTTTCATCGGAAGGAAATTGGGCGGGCCGCCGAGATGCCATTTGCCAATCGCGACCGTGGCGTAACCGAGCGCCTTGAAGCGGTCGGCCATGGTTTTCTCGGTCAGCGGCAACCCGAAGTTATTTCCGCCAGCAGGGCCGCCGCCGTTGAACTCGTGGCCGAACCGCGTCTGGTACCGGCCTGTCAACAGTCCCGCGCGCGTCGGGCTGCAATAAGGGCCAGACACATACCCCTGAGTAAACCGTATGCCGTTTTGCGCGATCGAGTCGATATTCGGCGTGGGAATCTCTTTGTTGCCTTGGAAACCGAATTCGCCGTAGCCAACGTCGTCGCAGAGAAAGATGACGATGTTCGGTTTGCGAGTGTCGGCGGCGTAAGTTGACCAGAACGCAGCCATGAACAGGCTGAACAGAGACCAGGCGAGGATTGGGCGGAGTGTTTTCATAGGAAGTTAAGCTAACTCTAGTCTGGCAACTCAAAACTGCGAAGAACCAGTTTGTCAAGGGAAGTCTCAAGCGACCGGTGTTTCCGATGGGTTGCTGTCCGCCGGATCGGAGAGCGCGTCCAACCGCTTTTCCAGCTCAGAGACCCGCCGCAGGAGTTCCGGCAGTTGTTGGAGCGCCAGAAGTTGCCGTTTCATCTGCCGGTCCGGTTGGGCCGGCGAACCAAACCATTTCTCGCCTTCGCCAATGTCCCTCATCACGCCCGACTGGGCCGCCACGGTCGAGCGACTGCCAATCTTCAAATGCCCCGCCACCCCCACCTGACCAGCCAGCGTGACGTAATGACCGAGCTTAGTGCTGCCCGCGATTCCAGTTTGGGCGACGACCAGGGTGTGCTCTCCGATCACGACGTTGTGGGCGATTTGGACCAAATTGTCGATCTTGGTGCCCCGGCCGATGATCGTGGGACCCAGCGCGCCTCGGTCGATGGTGACATTCGCGCCGATTTCCACATCGTCTTGAATGATGACGAAACCGATCTGGGGCACTTTGCGGTGAATGCCCGCATCCAGGACATATCCGAATCCATCCGAGCCAACGACCGTGCCGGCATGGATTCGGCAGCGCTGGCCAATTTGGGTCCGTGGATACAAAGTCACGTTCGGGAAC
The Verrucomicrobiota bacterium DNA segment above includes these coding regions:
- a CDS encoding sulfatase → MKTLRPILAWSLFSLFMAAFWSTYAADTRKPNIVIFLCDDVGYGEFGFQGNKEIPTPNIDSIAQNGIRFTQGYVSGPYCSPTRAGLLTGRYQTRFGHEFNGGGPAGGNNFGLPLTEKTMADRFKALGYATVAIGKWHLGGPPNFLPMKRGFDEFYGTVANTAFFKPRAFVDSRQSDAVHPVEDENFYTTDAYAERAVDWIERHKDRPFLLYLPFNAQHNPLQATKKYLDRFPNIADEKRRTFAAMMSAMDDAVGRVLAKLREIKQEENTLIWFFSDNGGPTQATTAKNGPLRGVKATTLEGGVRVPFCVQWKGKLPAGKTYEHPTIQLDILPTSLTAAGAKTDPSWKLDGMDLLPYLTGKNSNKPHEVLYWRFGEQWAIRKGDWKLVASRIDGKEPRLFNLAEDIGEARDLTAAHPEKAKELKTAWDAWNAEQEAPRWRPNPAAQRRRAKP
- the lpxD gene encoding UDP-3-O-(3-hydroxymyristoyl)glucosamine N-acyltransferase produces the protein MAYTAREIAERLQGKVVGDPATCLTGFAPAGNAKPGDLTFAENEIYFARAEQSAAAAILVDGTFDSSKKVLIRVANARVAFAKVLPLFFPEAELPCGIHPSAVVAASAQIDPTAHIGPLCVVGENARIGARTVLYGFDYVDANCQVGDESHLFPNVTLYPRTQIGQRCRIHAGTVVGSDGFGYVLDAGIHRKVPQIGFVIIQDDVEIGANVTIDRGALGPTIIGRGTKIDNLVQIAHNVVIGEHTLVVAQTGIAGSTKLGHYVTLAGQVGVAGHLKIGSRSTVAAQSGVMRDIGEGEKWFGSPAQPDRQMKRQLLALQQLPELLRRVSELEKRLDALSDPADSNPSETPVA